The proteins below are encoded in one region of Pelotomaculum schinkii:
- a CDS encoding carbon-nitrogen family hydrolase — MKIATIQLANDDKETKSNRISRVEGLLEKASGADLFLLPEMWNVGYFSFDNYMSESETLEGETISWLASKAKELQAYIFSGSIVERNQDNKLYNASVLLDPEGNIIGHYRKIHLFGFGSAERAVLSPGQNITVVNTRFGKIGLSICYDLRFPELYRKMADQGAEIILNCAAWPYPRVEHWVLLNKARAIENQCYFLSCCCAGASRGKPFIGRSQIIDPWGTVVASASERETILNAEIQPEAVAAARKEFTALKDRVLKV, encoded by the coding sequence GCTACCATTCAACTAGCTAATGATGATAAGGAAACAAAATCCAACAGGATTTCCCGGGTAGAAGGGCTTCTGGAAAAAGCCTCCGGGGCAGACCTTTTTCTCCTGCCGGAAATGTGGAATGTGGGTTATTTTTCCTTCGATAACTACATGTCGGAAAGCGAAACACTGGAAGGAGAAACAATATCCTGGCTGGCCTCCAAGGCCAAAGAGCTTCAAGCATATATCTTCAGCGGCAGTATCGTGGAAAGAAATCAAGACAACAAGCTGTATAATGCTTCGGTGCTGCTGGATCCAGAGGGGAATATTATAGGTCACTACCGGAAGATCCACCTGTTTGGTTTCGGTTCGGCTGAACGGGCCGTCCTTTCTCCCGGTCAAAATATAACAGTAGTTAATACCAGGTTCGGTAAAATAGGGCTCAGTATTTGTTATGACCTGCGCTTTCCGGAACTTTACCGGAAGATGGCGGATCAGGGGGCTGAAATTATTCTAAATTGTGCGGCCTGGCCCTATCCCAGGGTTGAGCACTGGGTCCTGTTAAATAAGGCCCGGGCTATAGAAAATCAATGTTACTTTTTATCTTGCTGTTGTGCCGGGGCAAGTCGGGGCAAGCCGTTTATCGGCCGCAGTCAAATCATTGACCCCTGGGGTACAGTTGTAGCTAGCGCTTCAGAACGGGAGACCATCTTGAATGCGGAGATTCAACCCGAAGCTGTGGCTGCAGCTAGGAAGGAATTTACAGCTTTGAAAGACAGAGTGCTGAAAGTTTGA
- a CDS encoding DUF2848 family protein, translating to MEGKRLELFIDGQFDQRVLFTANKIINAGYTGRNQEEVRKHIEELKLLGVPAPDQVPTYYPKPAALLTSDESIEIADTDNTGEAEYVLLIGENETVYVAAGSDHTDRKLEGLNNILKAKQMCPNFISKAVWRLEDVETHWDDIIIRSWVNGHSEAAYQESKLSAMMGPRELIERVKPLVAGPMAGTVIYSGTVGTLGEIKFNNRFEMELVDKVRGQRLYCGYYLKLINWFAGC from the coding sequence ATGGAGGGTAAAAGACTGGAACTTTTTATTGACGGCCAGTTTGACCAAAGAGTCTTATTCACAGCCAATAAAATTATCAATGCCGGTTACACCGGGCGTAATCAAGAGGAAGTGCGTAAACATATTGAGGAATTAAAACTCCTGGGAGTGCCGGCGCCTGATCAGGTGCCTACTTATTACCCTAAACCGGCAGCGCTGCTTACGAGTGACGAATCGATTGAGATAGCTGATACCGATAATACCGGGGAAGCTGAATACGTGCTGCTTATAGGGGAAAATGAAACTGTTTATGTGGCTGCGGGAAGTGACCATACTGACCGCAAACTGGAAGGACTCAACAATATCTTAAAGGCAAAACAAATGTGCCCCAACTTCATATCAAAGGCTGTGTGGCGACTGGAAGATGTAGAGACTCACTGGGACGATATTATTATCCGGTCCTGGGTAAACGGTCACAGTGAGGCGGCTTACCAGGAATCAAAACTTTCAGCTATGATGGGTCCCAGGGAGCTTATAGAGCGGGTCAAACCGCTGGTAGCGGGACCAATGGCAGGAACAGTTATTTATTCCGGCACTGTGGGTACGTTGGGTGAAATCAAATTTAATAACCGTTTTGAGATGGAACTGGTTGATAAGGTTAGAGGGCAAAGGTTGTATTGCGGCTATTATTTAAAACTTATCAACTGGTTTGCAGGATGTTAA
- a CDS encoding cupin domain-containing protein — MAKPELEFFDHDLNIGWRQVEGAQKGIIEKILSLDPETGSYTRLLKFPPGMLTNELLVHDFWEEVYILKGSLTDLNKEETYIEGMYACRPPGMKHGPYNIPNGCMTLEIRTYEK, encoded by the coding sequence ATGGCAAAACCAGAGCTGGAGTTTTTTGATCATGACTTAAACATTGGTTGGAGGCAAGTAGAAGGGGCTCAGAAAGGGATTATTGAGAAGATTTTAAGTTTGGATCCTGAAACCGGATCGTATACCAGGCTTTTAAAGTTCCCTCCGGGAATGCTGACTAATGAATTATTAGTCCACGATTTCTGGGAAGAGGTTTATATCCTGAAAGGAAGCCTTACCGACCTCAATAAAGAAGAAACGTATATTGAAGGTATGTATGCCTGCCGGCCCCCGGGGATGAAACACGGTCCTTACAACATCCCTAACGGGTGTATGACTTTGGAAATTAGGACTTACGAAAAATAG